The genomic stretch CCACACCCGTACCCACCGGAGGTCCGTGAGGAACGCGGCGCTCCGCTGCGTGAGATGGCCGCCGCGGCCGGCCTGCCGATCGTCGACCGCGACTGGGTCTCGAATTCGCTCCCGGCGCTGGAGGCGGCAGAGTTCGTCCGCGAGAACGGCGATTTCGACGCATTCCATCATGCGGTTTTCACCGCCTACTGGGCCGAGGGCATGGACATAGGCAAGATCGAGGTGCTGCAGGAGATCGCCACGTCGGTCGGGGTCGACGCCGAGGCGATGGCCGCGGCGGTCGAGGACGGTCGCTACCGCGAGCGGGTCATGGCCGACTACGAGCTGGCCCAGCGGGTCGGCTTCAGTGGCGTACCGGCCTTCATCCTCGGCAACCGGGCGATCGTCGGCGCTCAGCCGTACGCGGTGTTCGAGCAGGTCATGGCGCAGCTCGGACGCGATAAGCGCGACGCCGCGGATTGACGCAAGGTGGCAGGGCGTCCCGGCCGCGCCGCAGCCAGGACGCCCGACCCAACCGCCGGGTGGTAGCATCGGGGTTTGACACCGGATGAGCTGGGGAGTCACGAGCGCCGGATGACGGTCCTTCTCAAACGTCTCGACATTCAGGGATTCAAGAGCTTTGCGACGGCGACGCCGTTCGTCTTCGACCGTGGGATCACCGCGATCATCGGGCCGAATGGGTCGGGCAAGTCGAACGTGGCCGAGGCGTTGCGCTGGGTGCTGGGCGAGCAAGGCCACGCGAACCTGCGCAGCCGCCGCACCGACGACGTCATCTTTGCCGGGTCGGACAAGCGCGCCCAGCAGGCGCTAGCCGAGGTCGTCCTGACTCTCGACAATACTGACGGCGACCTGCCACTCCCGTTCAGCGAGATCACGGTCACTCGCCGCGCCTTTCGCGGCGGCGAAAACCAGTATCTGATCAACGGCAGCCGGGTGCGGCTGAAGGATGTCCAGCAGCTCGTCGCGCCGATCGGGCAGTCGTACACGATCATCGGCCAGGGGCTCGTCGACGCCGCGCTCAGCCAGCGGCCAGAGGAACGACGCGGGCTGTTCGAGCACGCGGCCGGGATCGCCGGCCTCCGGCTGCGGGCTAATGACGCCGAGCGCGGGCTGGCCGAGGCGTCGGCCAATTCGGTGCGCCTCCGCGATATCCTCTCCGAGCTCGAGCCACGTGTGCGCCAGCTGGAGCGGCAGGCGAAGATGGCGCGCGAGTACGGCGCTGTCCGCGACCGGCTGCACGATCTCCAGCGCCGCCACTACTATGCGCTCTGGGCTGAATCGACGGCAAAGGTTACGGCAGAGCGAGACGCACTCGATACCTCCGACGATGCATTTTCGGAGCGCGAGCGCGCTCACACCATCGCCGCCCAGCGGCTGGCGGAGCTGCGAAACGAGGATCGACGCCTGTCCGACGACCTGGCCGCGCTGACCCAGCGAGCCGCCGACCGCGACCGGGCCGCGTCCGATGCCCGCCACCGACTGGAGCTTCTGGATTCCCGCACCCGTTCGGCCGACCAGCGAGCGGCCGATATCCGCGAGCGCTGCGCCGAGCTGGAGCGAGAGAACGCCGCTGCGATCGCCCAATCGACCGGGTTGGCTCACGATCGGGAGCGACTGTCGGCTGAGGTCGCCACCCTTGAG from Thermomicrobiales bacterium encodes the following:
- a CDS encoding DsbA family protein; translation: MGSVRVDQLKRDYDVVVEWRAFLLAPDTPPEGRPHPYPPEVREERGAPLREMAAAAGLPIVDRDWVSNSLPALEAAEFVRENGDFDAFHHAVFTAYWAEGMDIGKIEVLQEIATSVGVDAEAMAAAVEDGRYRERVMADYELAQRVGFSGVPAFILGNRAIVGAQPYAVFEQVMAQLGRDKRDAAD